The Triticum urartu cultivar G1812 chromosome 6, Tu2.1, whole genome shotgun sequence genome includes the window ATGTTTTCTCTCTCCAAATGGACCCCGtttgttgggggggggggtcattcatgaagttcatgaatatttttaagcATGTGAATATTTTTCAATTTGATAACTTTATTTCAAAATTATAACATTTTTTGTAATCTTTGAAATTTTGAAGGAATGATGATTTTTAATttacaaaattcaaaaaattcaaGATTTTAAAAAAATCGTGAACATCTTATGATTATAGAACTTTGTCAAATAAAAAAGGTAGCCAGCTTTTATGAGCTAGCATGTGGAGCGAGCGAAAAAAATACAAAGCAAGTGAGTGGAACGGGAAGccaagctgagagagagagagagagagagagagagagagcagtaATTGCATTGTTTTTGGAATGGCGGCTTCTAAATACCGTTTAACACCGAGGACAAAACATGTACAAATATCACAACCACGCAGTGAACAAGTTTACTCTCCTCTCAAAGTAAATACCGTCCTTAACGATAGATGAACGAAAAAATACCACGAAACATAATTAAAACCTAAGGCAACACAGACAAAACCAAAACTAAACAACCAACTACGATAACCTGCTAGAGAATAGAAAGATTCCATCAATGAAAAACAGCACGGTGAAACGCTCATTAGCCTCTAGTACGTTAGGCCATCTCCAACGCTGACCCTCAAACCGCCTGCATCCGTTTGGACTCAGCTGTCCGGAGTGCAAAGTCTATCCAACGCGGTTCTGCATCGGTTTGCGGCGCTGTCCGGACTATGATTTTTCCGCAAACCGAGACCGAACGTGGAGGAAGGGGAGTTGCGGGAGCCCGGACACGAGAAACGTCAGATTCTGACATCCCCAGGCCCACCCAAAAAGAAGGCGGAGCCCCTGTGGGGTGGGGGCTCGAGCGGGCGGAAGCCGAATGAAGGCAGTTGGGCAATTGGCGAGTGACCGCCGATTTTACATCTCATGTAGGTGGAGATGCAAATTTGCATCTCGAGGTGTTATATTTTACATCTCCGGGAGGCAGAGATGTTTTTTTTTTGCATCTAGATCATATGTTAGAGGTGGGTTTTTAGGTCTCAGAGGTGCAAAAGTTAGTTATTTTTGCCTCTACATCATCTATTGGATGCTCTAAGTGTTCTTCCTTAGTTGTTTTGGCAAGCTTTTTTTTGTCTTGAGCTTTTTTGACTTGTGTCTTGGCCAAGCTGCGTCGCCCCACTCTACGCTTGTCTGCTAGTTCGGATGAGTTGTCAAACATGGGTGCTCCTTTGTTGCAAACGCAGTCCTGATGGATGTCGAGGAGTTAAGGCCGAAAGCCCTACTCTACTCTTGTCAACGTGGGTGCTCCTTTGCTGGTGTTTTATTAGGACGTACATGCGACTAGAATAGAGCAAAGAAATAGCTGCTGCCAGCCGTAAGGCCTTCCCgtcaaaaaggaaagaaaaagaaaaaaagaaatagCTGCTGCCATCTTCTGTACTTGGGTCAGATTTTGTAAATTGAGAACTACTGAGGATTAAGAAGAAATACTGATTGCAATTGTCCTGTGCCATGGAATATTGGGAAAAATAATTGGCATCGTCGATTCGCTCTTTTGGTCACATCACATCTACGCCATTGGCAACCATAGGGTTTGCAACTACAAATGGGGCCAAGACCGAGGCAGGGATAGTGGGCCTTTAGCGTTGCCCATGCTTAGCGAGCCTCTTCTCGTTCTTTGAAGACTTCCACTTCATTATCTGGGGCGAGGCGCGCTGGAGTCGGATTGCTAAGTCGAAGAAGTTGGTCGGAACGTCATCCCCTGGCCACAATGTCATAAATATCTCTTCCATTGTTGGCTTGATCAGATTGAGCAGCTCGCCAATTTGCTTCAGTCTATCGGGGAGAAGGTCAAGCCGGCTGGTTTcttggaactgcgaccagaaagcCCGGAGTATTTCCTGCTCAGGATCATTGAGCTCTTGATAGTACTTGTGGGCGCTCGCAGCACTCTGGGGCAGGTCGGCGAAGATCTCTGCGTGGTGCCAAATCTGAGTTAGCGCGGCATAGCTATTGCTTCCAAATCGACATTGGAGAAGATATGGTTGACCAGCGACAATCTGCTTGGCTTGCTCTACTTCGTCTCGAGCATTGCGACGGACGAGGTTGGATTCCTTCAGACTATACTCGAGCAGTTTAATTTGGTCACCCAGTCTGGTCTTCTCAGCCTTCAGCTGGTCACACTCAGTCTGGCTCTTCTTGACCTCCTGCTGAAGTAGGTCGGATGCATCCCGGGCGGCCTGGCACGCCTCTTGTTCTTGCACAAGTTTGGCAGTAGTCTTTTGGGCCTCTTTTTGGATGTCGTGGAGCTGTTGGTTGCTAGAATTGAGCTGGTTCCTCAACTCGGTCATACGCCTTTCAACTACTGCATTCAAGTTTGGAGGTGGTCAGCACAAATTTTGCAAATATGCAAGTTATATATGGAAGGAGTTGCCGTAGGAATAGTCGAGCTTACCCATGGAATCACTAAGAGTTTTGGAGAGATTTTCATTCTTATGCTCGGCTTCGGCGAGTAGTGTCTTGAGCCGGGCTATCTCGTTCTCCAAACGCTTGTTGTCCCGAGCTGCAGCCTGTATAAAAAAATTCCAAGTTACAGGAAGGTTAACATGGATAAGGCCTCCTACTAAGAGAAATTGATCCCCAGGCCGACCTTTGCAGCCCGACACGAGTCTTGAGGGCTACTGGATTTGCGTTAATTCAAAGGTAGCTAGTACGTGTTACTCTAAGAAGATTCAATCCTAAGGTCGGTTTGCTAAAGCAACCTAAGTCTTGAGGGTTACTGCACATCGGTTTAATCTAAGTTTGAGTTTTACGAGGAGAGTATCGACCCTCAAACCAGCCCTCCAGCCCGATCTGAGTCTTGGGGGCTATTGGATCACTGATTTTGACTAAAAAAATCTATTCCCGAGGAGATTTTGATTTTGATTCCCAAGGTGGACATTCTGCCTCGCCTGTGTCTCGGGGGCTAATGCACAATTGTTTTATCTTGGTCAAAATTAAGACGAACTACAACCCAGTTTGTGTTAAACCGGACTCCAGCTCGGGGGCTAGCGTGCACGAAAGTGCTAAGTTGAGATACATGACTCATGGTGCAGACCGGATTTAGTTCTGGGCCGCACCTTGAGAGCTACTGGCTATACATCTATGTAGAAATCAGATGCATAAGTAAAATTACCTCCATCCCGGGACCAAAGGCGCCCGTCATCCGTATAACGCCGAGCTGCATCTCGTGGGCCTTGTCATTCAGGTACTTCATCGCATCTTGCTGGGCCTCATTCAGGTAATGGTTGACCCCCGATTTCTGGACTTCCCAACGCCCCAATACGGGCGCGACTTCTGAACCATTGATTGACATCTCGCCAGGAGGCTGCTGGGTCAGGACCACATTGCCCGATGTGTTGGGGCCAGACAATTGCaagggcatgtcatctccaatgACTGTATTGACTAGTGACCCATGGCGTAAGGTCGGGACAACgactggcggcggcggcggcggcggtgcttgGAGCTCTTGAGTTGATGGAGCCGGGGAGTTAACCACCTCGACATTTTCTTTAGGCCCGATCTCCTGGTTATCAAATCCAGGAGCCCCGGGCTGGCCTTGTCCGTCTGCATTAGCTGCGGGCGGGCTTCTTGATGTGGCATCTCCAGATGGCGCCACTTTCGACATCGACTTGATCTTTGAGAGTATAGTGTTGTGGACTTGCACTGTGTTTCTAAGGTAGGACATGTGCTAGGCGGTATATATAGCCATCGACCAGGGGCTATCGAAGGATGATATTAATTACATCCAATAAATTTGAAAAAGGAAAGACACTAATGCATACCATAAACACCATTTTATTTATAGTGACAGTGCAACGCATACTATAAACCATGACATGTGCAATTTATTATAAGATTTCGCAGGGGTACAAGTATAGTATATGTTGAATGCCACATTTAATATTACCCTTTTTTGGCTTTCCACTATCTGGCTCATAATCACCTACCATATGCAAAGGTTTCTACCCGTTGCGGAGAGGCTGACCTGCAGCTCATTTTTCGTCATGAGAAAACGACGAGCAAAGACGAAAAATGCCATGAAACAAAAAATAATAATCTCGAGAACCTTCGGTGCTTTCAGTGTGACATGCTTAATTTGCCACAGGCTTTTCTTTTTGCATTTTTGGCGCAGCTTACATGAAGAAAAACTGTGGACGAATCGTGACCAGTTAATATATGTTGTTTAGAAACTGTTTTGAAATTTGAAATTTAGAAATTAGAAACCCTAGTTCTTGGGCTGTTTGCTCGGGTAAGATGGGACCCAACAAGCAAAACGGGCTGAATGTGTGTGTGTAAGCCCAACGTGAGATGGTTGGGCCTTCCTTATCCCTCGTCCCACTCCCACGGTCCCACCCACCTCTCTCCCTCCGTCCTCGTCCACACACTCTCCTCGATGTCGCCTATCGCGGCGCACCGAGCCTCTCCGGCCATGTGGTCCCCGcagcctccgccgccccgcctccaGCTCCGGCGACCGGCGGGGACGCCCCTTCACTCCTCGCGCCGCCTCAGCCGCATCGCCGCATCGCAGGAGGACCCGCTGACCGCGCTGACCCGCGTGCTGTGGGGCCGCGCGCTGCCGCCGTCGCAGCTCGTGCTCGCCGTGCGCCACGGCTGGACCTCGGCGTGGCGGCTCCTCATGCGCCAGCTCGCGCCCTCCGACCCGGCCACGGGCGCCTTCACCCGCACCCCGTCCCGCTTCCCGGCCGTCGCGCAGCCCGCGCCCGGCCCCGGCGCGCGCCTCCACCTCTACGTCGGCCTTCCCTGCCCCTGGGCCCACCGCGCGCTCCTCGTCCGGGCCCTCCTCGGCCTGGGGCCCCGCCTCCCCGTCTCCGTGGCCGTCCCGGGCGACGACGGCGCGTGGTCCTTCACGCCGGAGAGCCCCGACGCGCTCTACGGCTCCCACAGGCTCCGGGACGTGTACGCCGCCCGGCGCGGCGGGTTCGAGGGCCGGGCGTCCGTGCCCATGCTCTGGGACGCCGACCGCCGCGAGGTGGTCTGCAACGAGAGCATCGAGATCGCCAAGTTCCTCTGCACGCTCGTGGACGACGGCGCCGGAGGCCTCGACCTCTGGCCGCCGGAGCACCGCGAGGAGATCGACCGCTGGTACGGCGTCATCTACCCGAGCGTCAACAACGGCGTGTACCGGTGCGGGTTCGCGCAGAGCCAGGCGGCCTACGACGCGGCGGCGGGCGAGCTGTTCGACGCGCTGGACATGCTCGAGGACCACCTCTCCGGGTCCCGGTACCTGTGCGCCGGCGCCGGCGTGACGCTGGCCGACGTGTGCCTCTTCACCACGCTCATAAGGTTCGACCTGGTGTACAACCCACTGTTCCGGTGCAGCCGGAGGAAGCTGGTTGAGTACCCCAGCCTCCACGCCTACATGCGGGAGATCTACCAGTTGCCCGGCGCCGCCGAGACCTGCGACATGGCCGCCATCGCCGACGGGTACTTTGGGACGCTCTTCCCGCTCAACCCCGGCGGGATCCTGCCCGTCGTGCCGGCGAGCTGCAGCCGGGAGGCCCTCATGAAGCCTCATGGCAGAGAGGCAATGCCttctgttgctgctgctgctgctgatggTAGGCAGCTAGGAGCGGCTGCTAGTGTTGTTGGCTAGGATTACAGAGTGTAGCTGAATTGTGTAGCACATCAAATTACTTACTGAATAATACCTTGGTACATATAGAGGATGAAACAAAATGGCAGACTATTACTGTGACCGAGAGTTTCATGTCATATAAATGCTTTATTAGCAATATATTCTGTTGGTCGAAAGACTGATACATTGACAACAATGTAAGGAAGATTCAAGAACCTTCTACTAGTAAATATTGTGTATGGCATACTGGTCTCCATACATTTACATCCAGTCATGATGCTAATAATAATAAGGCAGTCAGGCCCTTTTACTTCAGATAATCGTAGCTCGTCGCTGATAGTTCAGATTGTATCATAACATCGATGCCCAAGGTGTCAGTCCTTGCTACATGGTCGTTTCAAAAGGCTTGCAACTGCGAAGCGATAAAATGTAAGTTTTAGAACCAAGGATTCTCACTGAGGACATTGTATATAAAAACATGCATCTGGAAAATAGAAAGTACGGAAAGACTGCTGGGTAGAGGTAAATATTACCATTGTCATGATTTGGTATCACCCTCTTCTGTTTCCATGTAAAGTTTGTGCTCTCTAATGTACTCGATTACTTCATCGCAAGTAAGATACTTTATTGAGAGATGTTTTCTTATACATTCTCTGCAATTTGATAAATGAATACAGGAATCAACAATGATACATCAAATAAATGAAAAACTGAAGGTAGTAATAGCATCTAATTATACAGGAAGCAACATAGATAAAAATGTCACCTTACTCTAGATGAACTGATCTGATTTGGCACAATCTCATCAACCGAAATGATGTTATCCTGAAAAACATACATGGGGAAACACACATGTGAGTAAAAATCATCAGTCAGTCGGGTAAGTAAGCTCCTCAAGCTAGAAGTTTCTCACCCTGCATTCTTGCAGTGTCTCGCTGCTGGATATTAGCTTTTGAACATCTTTTCCTTCCCTACGTATACAAACAACACCAAAGTCTTTACATATGGCCCTGACCTGGAAACAGAAAAGGTTGTGCATCAAAGTTACTTCTTCGATAAGGGCAATTCAAACAACAATTAAATAGGACACTGTGATTTATAAATAAGGGGTGCACAAATTTTGTATGTCGAATTGTGGATACCAAAAAATGTTCAAGTTTTATACCTGATCTGGAATCCAAACCCCTGGCGTGCTGAATGACTCCAGAAGGTCAGAACCACATAACAGCATTACCCTGACATCACCTGACAGAAAATGCATGTTGTAAAGGACGGATTTATATACAGGGAAAATGCACCGACACATTTGAATGATCACTGAACAGTGTGAGAGAAGGTATTACTGTATTGCAACAAAAAATCTTGCCATATACCTTGATCAGCTAAGCTGTCCTTGCACAGAGAGTTCGCAACCCTCGAGAGAACGGTCAAGGTGCGCTGATAACCTTTCTGCATTGTCTGTATCAAGACACAAGAATGTGTGCATCAAATACCCACATCATCCAAACTGAAAATACATTATGTGACAGCGCAAAATGAAAAATGAGGTTACCTCCCACGGATCAACCATCACAAAAGATGAGCTTCCACACGCCAATTCGCAGAGGCGAACCCGGTGAGCAGCGGGCAAGAGGTCCTAACCAGCCCCAAATTGCGAATTCAGTCACGAGAACGGCGTCAACCATGAACACAAATTGATACACATTTCCAGTTCATAGTACCTTCTTCTTATATGCATCGTTCACCGGGGACATGTACCCACCCAAAACACAGTACCCTCGCTGCTGCAACTCATCCTTCGCCAACTCTATATGAACGAAACACATCAAAAGATGGGGTAAGAGGTACTCTTCTCACTTTGCTGATCCCATTCTTAGGCTGTTCTTGAGACTTACTAGTACTAAACACAGTACCACACTGAATCACTGATAGGTGCAGCAGATTAGCAAGTGTTGATTGAGGCTTACCGAACATGCGCAGGTGCATGTAGGTGGGGGGATTgaagctgccggtggccaccagcaCAACGCCGCCTCGGCTTCCCCCATCCCTGCCGTCATCAAGAAACGAACGGGGGATCAGTCCAGCTATACGCATCAAGCAACCCAAGAAAATCCGAGAGCAGATTCTCTTCTTTCTGCTTACCGATTTGGATCCATGGAGAGCTTCTCCGTGGGGAAGGGGAGAGGAGCTTCCGCCTCCTCCATGGCCGCCCTCTGCAAATCCTCAGCCGAGCCGAGCTGATCTCTCGCTGCGGTTCTCTCTTCCTGCGGTGCGCCGTCGGCGGGAGGCCGGCAATCCGGCCGGCGTGCGCTGGAGCAAGATTCCCAAGTAGGAGGCTTTTTTTTAGAATGCTGGACTCTGTGTGCCCGTGTGGGTGGGCATCGCGatatgggccttgttgggccgcCGTGGTCATGCCCAGGGGCCCCGCTAGAATAATAACAAACAGGTCCACGGAGAGATGCAGCCTATCAAACGGGCCGGGCCCATGTGGCCTTGGGCAGCCCCGCGCGGCTCTATAAAGCCGCCTCCTCGAGCCGCTAGGTTTTGGtgctctcttcttcctcctctcctcctccctcggcggcggcgcaggcggcgcGGAGGCGACAGGCGAAGGCGAAATGGTGAGCGGATCGCCGCGGCTCCGGCGGAGGCCTCCTCCCTCCGCGGCGCTCCTTCTCGTCTAGATAGATGGATCTCGAGTTCTGACTGTTCCTTTGCTGTTGTTCTTGCGCAGACGAAGGGAACGGGCAGCTTCGGCAAGCGCCGGAACAAGACCCACACGCTGTGCATCCGCTGCGGCCGCCGCAGCTTCCACCTGCAGAAGAGCACCTGCTCCTCGTGCGGCTACCCCGCCGCCCGCATCCGCAAGTGTAAGTCCCGCGGCCAGATCCCCTTCCCCTATCTTAGCACGCGATTCCGGTCCGTCGACCTAGCTGGTTTAGGTAgatgtgttgcttggttctcgtATGTGCTGCCTGCGCGAGGCCGTGATTGCTTAGGTTTTCGGTGCTGTTGGGGTAGCCCCGTCGCTGTTGCCTAGAATCGCATGCATGCTAGCTCTGTGGCTCGACGTGGTATGCCTGTAGCTTGATGTGCCGTAGTTTTTATCTGGTTCTAATTTGTGATGAGTAGTTCTTGTTTGATACGATGTGTTAGgctttgatcataagcatgatagTTTGAAGATGCTGGGAATGACTGTAAAAAGGAATTCCTGCAAGACCCAACTCTAGTTATGAATTGTCATATAAGTATCTTACCTAGCTCTGTTACACCTCTGATAGAGGTTCAGCAACTAGAGCTATTAATAAGGTGGATGACTTGGCTGTTTGTTCACATGTATCATCGATCTTAAAATTTAagatgttcatcctgttctaagcAGTACACATTTGTAGCCAGCCTTTAGTGATGAAGTTTTAGTTAGTGCAGGGCAGTTAAGATTGATTGTCATATTGCTCTCACTGTCTTCTTATAAGTTAAAGCACATCTCTCATTTAGTAAGTGTTATGTTTCTTCTGCATCTGATAAGATTCTGTCTTGAAAAACAGACAACTGGAGTGTGAAGGCCATCAGGAGGAAGACCA containing:
- the LOC125515376 gene encoding nicotinamide/nicotinic acid mononucleotide adenylyltransferase-like translates to MEEAEAPLPFPTEKLSMDPNRDGGSRGGVVLVATGSFNPPTYMHLRMFELAKDELQQRGYCVLGGYMSPVNDAYKKKDLLPAAHRVRLCELACGSSSFVMVDPWETMQKGYQRTLTVLSRVANSLCKDSLADQGDVRVMLLCGSDLLESFSTPGVWIPDQVRAICKDFGVVCIRREGKDVQKLISSSETLQECRDNIISVDEIVPNQISSSRVRECIRKHLSIKYLTCDEVIEYIREHKLYMETEEGDTKS
- the LOC125515375 gene encoding glutathionyl-hydroquinone reductase PcpF-like; translation: MSPIAAHRASPAMWSPQPPPPRLQLRRPAGTPLHSSRRLSRIAASQEDPLTALTRVLWGRALPPSQLVLAVRHGWTSAWRLLMRQLAPSDPATGAFTRTPSRFPAVAQPAPGPGARLHLYVGLPCPWAHRALLVRALLGLGPRLPVSVAVPGDDGAWSFTPESPDALYGSHRLRDVYAARRGGFEGRASVPMLWDADRREVVCNESIEIAKFLCTLVDDGAGGLDLWPPEHREEIDRWYGVIYPSVNNGVYRCGFAQSQAAYDAAAGELFDALDMLEDHLSGSRYLCAGAGVTLADVCLFTTLIRFDLVYNPLFRCSRRKLVEYPSLHAYMREIYQLPGAAETCDMAAIADGYFGTLFPLNPGGILPVVPASCSREALMKPHGREAMPSVAAAAADGRQLGAAASVVG
- the LOC125515377 gene encoding 60S ribosomal protein L37-2 encodes the protein MTKGTGSFGKRRNKTHTLCIRCGRRSFHLQKSTCSSCGYPAARIRKYNWSVKAIRRKTTGTGRMRYMRHVPRRFKSNFREGTEAAPRSKGASSSGN